In Planktothrix serta PCC 8927, a single window of DNA contains:
- the cbiD gene encoding cobalt-precorrin-5B (C(1))-methyltransferase CbiD, with protein sequence MANTGYTLPVFAVASAKAAFLHLQNPLEMISEVALDLLPDRATIPVQQVANIDVDSALAITLSDPGDNLDLTRNTPIWAYVKWQERQTEPLILEAGEGLGKTPSGDPAIYRYARRLFEANLLPLIPADKTITISIILPEGRQLAQRTSNEAFGILQGLSLLGTSGISQPLSTEEHLEELRHNLQIIVQNRKDLVFCIGSHGTHIAQDLGIPENAIAQAGNWVGPLLVEAGLRGANSVLLLGYQGKLIKLAGGIFNTSSHLADAKLEIISAAVVKAGGSLENLRAVLDTKTADEAYKLLVEIGLASPVFDILAETISEKAQKYVQKYGNVFLKIGVILFDRQGKIIAQTAIATEWIAQLKLAK encoded by the coding sequence ATGGCTAACACAGGTTATACCCTTCCGGTTTTTGCCGTTGCTTCTGCTAAAGCGGCATTTTTACACTTACAAAATCCCCTTGAGATGATCTCAGAAGTAGCTCTTGATTTGCTACCGGATCGCGCCACAATTCCGGTACAACAAGTTGCTAATATTGATGTCGATAGTGCTTTAGCAATTACTCTTAGTGACCCCGGAGATAATTTAGATTTAACGCGCAATACGCCGATTTGGGCTTATGTGAAATGGCAAGAACGTCAAACAGAACCTCTGATTTTAGAAGCGGGAGAAGGATTGGGAAAAACCCCATCGGGAGATCCGGCAATTTACAGATATGCTCGTCGCTTATTTGAGGCTAATTTGTTACCTTTGATTCCCGCCGATAAAACGATTACGATATCAATTATTTTACCCGAAGGTCGCCAGTTAGCTCAACGAACATCGAATGAGGCGTTTGGCATTTTGCAAGGGTTATCGCTATTAGGAACGAGTGGAATTTCTCAACCTCTTTCGACTGAAGAACATCTGGAAGAATTGCGTCATAATTTGCAAATTATAGTTCAAAATAGAAAGGATTTAGTTTTTTGTATTGGCAGTCATGGAACCCATATCGCTCAAGATTTGGGTATTCCAGAAAATGCGATCGCACAAGCGGGAAACTGGGTTGGCCCCTTGTTAGTAGAAGCAGGACTGCGGGGTGCAAATTCGGTGTTATTATTGGGCTATCAAGGAAAGTTAATTAAACTAGCTGGCGGGATTTTCAATACATCAAGTCATCTCGCCGATGCGAAGTTAGAAATTATTAGTGCGGCTGTGGTGAAAGCGGGTGGGAGTTTGGAAAATTTACGAGCAGTATTAGATACAAAAACGGCTGATGAAGCTTATAAACTATTAGTAGAAATAGGATTAGCCTCGCCAGTTTTTGATATTTTAGCAGAAACTATTAGTGAAAAAGCCCAAAAGTATGTGCAGAAGTATGGCAATGTTTTTCTAAAAATCGGTGTGATTTTGTTTGATCGTCAAGGGAAAATTATTGCCCAAACTGCGATCGCTACTGAGTGGATCGCGCAATTAAAATTGGCAAAATAA
- a CDS encoding precorrin-8X methylmutase, protein MIEYLRNGDEIYRKSFAIIRAETNLENLPDDLAHVAVRLIHSCGMTDITQDLEASSDAVKIGRNALAQGASILCDSQMVANGITKARLSQNNQIICTLNHPEVTELARQINNTRSAAALEFWRPNLAGSVVAIGNAPTALFHLLELLDESVAKPALILGFPVGFVGATESKRELAANSRGVPFITLHGRRGGSAIAAAAVNALAKENEL, encoded by the coding sequence ATGATTGAATATCTGCGGAATGGTGACGAAATTTACCGGAAATCTTTTGCAATTATTCGGGCTGAAACTAACTTAGAAAATCTACCCGATGATTTAGCTCATGTTGCGGTTCGTCTAATTCATTCCTGTGGGATGACAGATATAACCCAAGATTTAGAAGCGTCATCGGATGCGGTGAAAATCGGACGAAATGCCCTTGCTCAGGGTGCATCGATTCTCTGTGATTCTCAAATGGTAGCGAATGGAATTACTAAAGCGCGTTTATCCCAAAATAATCAGATTATTTGTACACTCAATCATCCAGAAGTGACCGAGTTAGCCCGTCAAATTAATAATACTCGATCGGCTGCCGCTTTAGAGTTTTGGCGACCGAATTTAGCCGGATCAGTGGTAGCAATTGGTAATGCACCAACAGCACTTTTTCACTTACTAGAATTGCTAGATGAAAGCGTCGCAAAACCTGCTTTAATTTTAGGTTTTCCGGTTGGATTTGTGGGAGCGACAGAATCGAAAAGGGAATTAGCAGCAAATAGCCGGGGTGTGCCATTTATTACTCTGCACGGACGTAGGGGAGGAAGTGCGATCGCGGCAGCAGCAGTCAATGCCTTAGCAAAAGAGAACGAATTATGA
- a CDS encoding energy-coupling factor ABC transporter permease, which translates to MAGLSFYLVIASPTPAHAMHIMEGFLPVQWAIFWWVVFIPFFVWGLRSITRITRQHPETKLLLALAGAFTFVLSALKIPSVTGSCSHPTGTGLGAVLFGPSVMSVLGALVLLFQALLLAHGGLTTLGANAVSMAVVGPFVAYGIYQLVIKASGRQTLAIFLAASLADLLTYVMTSVQLALAFPAEVGGIGAAFVKFAGIFALTQVPLALSEGLLTVLVWNWLVTYNYQELQTLNVIKEGA; encoded by the coding sequence ATGGCAGGGTTGAGTTTTTATCTAGTAATTGCATCACCTACTCCTGCCCATGCAATGCACATTATGGAAGGATTTTTACCAGTACAGTGGGCAATATTCTGGTGGGTAGTATTTATTCCTTTCTTTGTTTGGGGTTTGCGATCAATTACGCGCATCACCCGTCAGCATCCCGAAACTAAGTTACTTCTAGCACTAGCAGGAGCGTTTACTTTCGTCCTCTCTGCATTGAAAATTCCCTCTGTCACCGGGAGTTGTTCCCATCCTACGGGGACTGGATTGGGTGCGGTGCTATTTGGGCCATCCGTAATGTCTGTTCTAGGCGCTTTGGTGTTGTTATTTCAGGCGTTACTATTGGCTCATGGTGGCTTAACAACTTTGGGCGCAAACGCGGTTTCAATGGCAGTAGTTGGCCCATTTGTCGCCTACGGCATCTATCAACTGGTGATCAAAGCAAGCGGTAGACAAACTCTGGCTATTTTTCTGGCGGCTTCTTTAGCAGATTTGCTCACTTATGTGATGACTTCAGTACAACTAGCACTGGCATTTCCGGCAGAAGTAGGAGGAATAGGGGCAGCATTTGTTAAGTTTGCGGGTATTTTTGCTCTGACTCAAGTGCCTTTAGCTCTTAGTGAAGGTTTGCTAACGGTGCTGGTGTGGAACTGGCTTGTCACCTATAACTACCAAGAGTTACAAACGCTAAATGTGATTAAAGAAGGAGCCTAA
- a CDS encoding energy-coupling factor ABC transporter substrate-binding protein: MQVSRKSWNNGLLVLGVTALAIAPLILVRGAEFGGADGAAEAAIQEVNPNYKPWATPIFEPASGEIESLLFALQAGLGAGVIGYAIGLYRGRQEQHRIAGKSTKIR; the protein is encoded by the coding sequence ATGCAAGTTTCTCGCAAAAGTTGGAATAATGGGTTACTGGTATTGGGCGTGACGGCTTTAGCGATCGCTCCTTTAATTCTAGTTCGGGGAGCCGAGTTTGGGGGAGCCGATGGTGCAGCCGAGGCGGCTATTCAAGAGGTAAATCCTAACTATAAACCTTGGGCGACTCCCATTTTTGAGCCTGCTAGTGGTGAAATTGAATCGCTTTTATTTGCTTTGCAAGCGGGACTGGGAGCGGGAGTAATTGGCTATGCGATCGGATTATATCGTGGTAGGCAAGAACAACACCGAATCGCAGGAAAATCAACCAAAATCCGATAA
- the cbiQ gene encoding cobalt ECF transporter T component CbiQ translates to MHHYLDAYAYTNHLKQLPPLQKLLFALTTLAIALLAHPLTQAAIFVWLNLWTIGYARIPIKVYGRVLGVVSIFLLTSLPALLINAIALDEITAIQANSLGGLVIGNWYLFVSYSGLMQAMEIVMRSLACFSCLLFILFTIPFAELLSILRQCRFPPVLLDLLLLMYRFVFLFLDVATQLQLAMAARGGYRTRQRWMQSVALLAGQLVVRSLQRYQQFSLGLTARGFNGQFQVYSTQSYNYSQRYALESLLGCIGLVIFELKFW, encoded by the coding sequence ATGCACCATTATCTCGATGCTTATGCCTATACCAATCACCTCAAGCAATTACCCCCTTTACAAAAGTTGCTATTTGCGTTAACTACTTTAGCGATCGCTTTACTGGCTCATCCTCTCACGCAAGCAGCTATTTTTGTTTGGTTGAATCTGTGGACGATCGGCTATGCTCGCATTCCAATTAAAGTATATGGGCGTGTTTTGGGAGTTGTAAGTATCTTTCTACTGACTAGCTTACCCGCATTGTTAATAAATGCGATCGCTCTTGATGAAATTACAGCTATTCAGGCTAATTCTTTAGGTGGATTGGTAATTGGTAATTGGTATCTGTTTGTGAGTTATTCTGGATTGATGCAAGCGATGGAAATTGTCATGCGATCGCTGGCTTGTTTTTCCTGTTTGCTGTTTATTTTATTCACGATTCCTTTTGCTGAGTTACTATCTATTTTGCGTCAATGTCGTTTCCCTCCCGTATTACTAGATCTATTACTTTTAATGTATCGATTTGTATTTTTATTCCTTGATGTAGCAACTCAACTTCAGTTAGCGATGGCAGCGCGAGGCGGTTATCGTACTCGTCAACGCTGGATGCAAAGTGTAGCATTGTTGGCAGGACAGTTGGTAGTGCGATCGCTACAACGCTATCAACAATTTTCTCTGGGACTGACGGCGCGGGGTTTTAACGGACAGTTTCAAGTTTATTCAACTCAGTCCTATAACTATTCCCAACGCTATGCCCTAGAATCTCTATTGGGTTGTATTGGGTTAGTGATTTTCGAGTTAAAATTTTGGTGA
- a CDS encoding class I SAM-dependent methyltransferase has protein sequence MTQKQWYESLFENYGQKYDSENFTQGTIGECDFIEKELEFNKSLKILDVGCGTGRHTIELTKRGYSVTGIDLSQSQLQRAKDKAKSENLSIDFQQQDARNLPFNQEFDAAIMLCEGGFSLMETDEMNFEILKNVTRSLKTNAKFIFTTLNGLFPLYHSVEQFYESATEVGNATYKSNSFDLMTFREHNITEFEDDLGNKKSLACNERYYVPSEITWLLKSLGYSSIDIYGAKLGAFSRNDKLTTVDFEMLVIAEK, from the coding sequence ATGACTCAAAAACAATGGTACGAATCCCTGTTCGAGAATTACGGACAAAAATATGATTCCGAGAATTTTACACAAGGGACAATTGGTGAGTGTGATTTCATAGAAAAAGAACTAGAATTTAATAAGTCCTTAAAAATATTAGATGTGGGATGTGGTACAGGAAGACATACAATTGAACTGACAAAGCGGGGATATTCTGTTACGGGAATTGATTTATCCCAATCCCAGCTTCAAAGGGCAAAGGATAAAGCCAAAAGTGAAAATTTGAGCATTGATTTTCAGCAGCAGGATGCTAGAAATTTGCCATTTAATCAGGAATTTGATGCAGCGATAATGCTTTGCGAGGGAGGATTTTCGCTCATGGAAACTGATGAAATGAACTTTGAAATCCTGAAAAATGTCACCCGATCGCTAAAGACAAATGCTAAATTTATATTTACAACTTTAAATGGATTATTCCCATTATATCACTCGGTTGAGCAATTCTATGAATCAGCAACGGAAGTAGGAAATGCTACCTACAAAAGCAATAGTTTTGACTTGATGACATTCCGGGAGCATAACATAACGGAATTTGAAGATGACCTGGGAAACAAGAAATCTCTTGCCTGTAATGAAAGGTATTATGTGCCGAGCGAAATTACCTGGTTACTTAAATCTCTGGGTTACAGCAGCATAGATATTTATGGTGCCAAACTGGGTGCATTTTCCAGAAATGACAAATTAACAACGGTCGATTTTGAGATGCTTGTTATTGCTGAAAAATAA
- a CDS encoding ferritin-like domain-containing protein gives MLENLKIALIEAIEDEYKARATYRSILNKFGAIRPFVNIVESEERHIRVLIPLFWKYEIPIPEDNWQGRVEVPNSVQEACQAGVQAEIENAEMYQRLLNLTQGYHEVQRVFLNLQSASQNNHLRAFQRCAERGNSQSDQERGEGHRQGRGCRGRRGQRMGLR, from the coding sequence ATGTTAGAAAACCTTAAAATTGCTTTAATCGAAGCAATTGAAGATGAATACAAAGCCAGGGCAACTTATCGCTCGATCCTGAATAAATTTGGAGCAATTCGCCCCTTTGTCAACATTGTTGAGTCGGAGGAACGTCATATTCGGGTGCTGATTCCTTTGTTCTGGAAATATGAAATTCCCATTCCCGAAGATAATTGGCAAGGACGAGTTGAAGTTCCAAACTCTGTGCAAGAAGCGTGTCAAGCGGGTGTGCAAGCTGAAATTGAAAACGCAGAAATGTATCAGCGATTGCTGAATTTAACCCAAGGCTATCATGAGGTACAACGGGTTTTTTTGAATTTGCAATCGGCATCCCAAAATAATCATTTGCGTGCTTTTCAACGCTGTGCAGAGCGAGGAAATTCCCAATCCGATCAAGAAAGAGGAGAAGGACACCGACAGGGGCGAGGTTGTAGAGGAAGGAGAGGGCAGAGAATGGGATTAAGGTAA
- a CDS encoding HEAT repeat domain-containing protein — MNQPLNLENIAIQLESGNLRDRLLGLASLRNVPPEDAVPLIKKVLNDQSLQVRSMAIFALGIKPTEESYPLLVNLLENDPDYGVRADAAGALGYLEDIRAFEPLVRAFYEDTDWLVRFSAAVSLGNLKDIRARDVLLAALDSNEVILHQAAIAAIGEIKDVESIDQILRFAQAEDWLVRQRLAEALGHLGTQKSLSALNYLAKDSHPQVSEAAKISLERLEQAGLKS, encoded by the coding sequence ATGAATCAACCGTTAAATTTAGAAAATATTGCCATTCAGTTAGAGAGCGGAAACTTAAGAGATCGCTTATTGGGATTAGCATCTTTGCGAAATGTTCCTCCAGAGGATGCTGTTCCGTTGATTAAAAAAGTTCTCAATGATCAAAGTTTACAAGTCCGTTCCATGGCAATTTTTGCCCTAGGAATTAAACCCACAGAAGAATCCTATCCTCTGTTGGTAAATCTATTAGAAAATGATCCCGATTATGGAGTCAGAGCCGATGCGGCGGGAGCCTTGGGTTATTTAGAGGATATTCGAGCATTTGAACCCTTGGTTAGAGCCTTTTATGAAGATACAGATTGGCTGGTTCGGTTTAGTGCAGCAGTCTCATTAGGAAACCTCAAAGATATTCGCGCTCGTGATGTTTTGTTAGCTGCATTAGATAGCAATGAAGTGATTTTACACCAAGCTGCGATCGCTGCAATTGGAGAAATTAAAGATGTTGAATCGATTGATCAAATTCTTCGGTTTGCTCAAGCTGAAGATTGGTTAGTTCGCCAACGGTTAGCAGAAGCCTTGGGTCATCTGGGAACACAAAAAAGCCTTTCTGCTTTGAATTATTTAGCAAAAGATAGTCATCCCCAAGTTTCTGAAGCTGCTAAAATTTCCCTAGAACGACTCGAACAAGCGGGATTAAAATCTTAA
- a CDS encoding CBS domain-containing protein — translation MEFYQSVRYSSALEQAIDRNPFIVTPETSLADVIKLLGQSQNSCLLNPSNSSVEDSRASCVLVIHQDSEEIIHILPDEQPQPSSLLGIVTERDIVQLMATGILDNLTEAPLHKIRVAEIMSPVSVSLTESDDQDIFTALSLFRQHQILHLPVLDSRGQLVGVITPERIRRVLQPSNILRLRRVGDEMTTQVVTAPMTTSVLSLAQMMAAHQASCVVIFQTGTQKKLTPVGLVTEQDIVEAQFLELDLTVTPATTVMGTLCFYLKANDSLWMAHQEMQKQQVQRLVVCGDEGELLGIITQVSLLRMLDPTEMYRVVRQLQQSVNQLQTEKVELLKSRNAELEKQVQERTSKVHEQLQRERLLAKISMRIHQSLNLDEILNATVAEVRQFLEADRVFIYHLESEETGKLVAESVAVGWKSLTNDQLFKDSAQCYLTVFEHDNIYAISDIYKSSLTPEEIRQLKKQEVAAYLIVPILQDGQLWGMITAHQCSGSRHWQPSETILLQQLATQLAIAIQQAQLYQQVQALNTDLERQVQDRTAELQQKVQELQQLNILKDDFLSTVSHELRTPLANMKMAIHMLKIAPNSERGQKYLEILGSECIRETNLINDLLDLQRLESSSTPIAIESLDLLEWLPNIVTPFYSRTQERHQVLNVAYYPHLKPIKTNCNSLERILAELLNNACKYTPNGGEIFLGIHYQGLSNWRELTAETKSKRKKKKQDIPLPSPPISAALQIVIRNQAEIPQKELPRIFEKFYRVPNADPWKQGGTGLGLALVQKLVAQLGGTIQVESNQNITTFTVEFPY, via the coding sequence ATGGAATTTTATCAGTCTGTGCGGTATTCATCGGCTTTAGAACAGGCAATTGATCGCAACCCATTTATCGTAACACCAGAAACTTCTTTAGCAGATGTAATTAAGTTGCTGGGTCAATCTCAGAATTCTTGCCTCTTAAACCCTAGTAATTCTTCTGTAGAAGATTCTAGGGCAAGTTGCGTGTTAGTTATTCATCAAGATTCAGAAGAAATCATCCATATTCTTCCTGATGAACAACCTCAACCTTCCTCCCTTTTAGGAATTGTAACAGAACGGGATATTGTTCAGTTAATGGCGACTGGAATTTTAGATAATTTAACAGAAGCACCACTGCATAAAATTCGAGTGGCTGAAATTATGTCTCCGGTTTCTGTTAGTTTAACAGAATCTGATGATCAAGATATTTTTACGGCTTTATCCTTATTTCGACAACATCAAATCCTCCATTTACCCGTTTTAGATAGTCGAGGGCAATTAGTGGGAGTGATTACCCCAGAACGGATTCGTCGAGTTTTACAACCTTCTAATATTTTAAGATTGCGACGAGTTGGAGATGAAATGACGACCCAAGTTGTGACGGCTCCAATGACAACTTCGGTATTAAGTTTAGCCCAAATGATGGCAGCACATCAAGCGAGTTGTGTGGTTATTTTTCAGACAGGAACTCAGAAAAAATTGACTCCCGTTGGATTAGTAACAGAACAGGATATTGTTGAAGCGCAATTTTTAGAATTAGATTTAACCGTTACTCCCGCAACAACGGTAATGGGAACTTTATGCTTTTATTTAAAAGCAAATGATTCTTTATGGATGGCGCATCAAGAAATGCAAAAGCAACAGGTACAACGATTAGTTGTCTGTGGCGATGAAGGCGAATTGTTAGGAATCATTACACAAGTTAGTTTATTAAGAATGCTTGACCCGACGGAAATGTATCGGGTTGTTAGACAATTACAGCAATCGGTTAATCAATTACAAACTGAAAAAGTAGAACTTTTAAAAAGTCGTAATGCTGAACTTGAAAAACAAGTTCAAGAACGCACGTCTAAAGTTCATGAACAGTTACAACGAGAACGACTATTAGCGAAAATTTCTATGAGAATTCATCAATCTTTAAATTTAGATGAAATTCTGAATGCAACGGTCGCTGAAGTTCGGCAATTTTTAGAGGCTGATCGGGTTTTTATTTATCATCTTGAATCGGAGGAAACGGGAAAATTAGTGGCTGAATCCGTTGCAGTTGGATGGAAATCTCTCACCAATGATCAGCTTTTCAAAGACTCGGCTCAATGTTATTTAACCGTCTTTGAACATGATAATATTTATGCCATTTCCGATATTTACAAATCTTCCTTAACTCCTGAAGAAATTCGTCAGTTAAAAAAACAGGAAGTTGCCGCTTATCTCATCGTTCCGATTCTACAAGATGGGCAACTTTGGGGTATGATTACGGCACATCAGTGTTCAGGTTCTCGTCATTGGCAACCCTCAGAAACAATATTATTACAACAGCTTGCCACTCAATTAGCGATCGCCATTCAACAAGCTCAATTATATCAACAAGTTCAAGCTTTAAATACCGATTTAGAACGTCAAGTTCAAGATCGAACCGCAGAACTCCAGCAGAAAGTTCAAGAACTTCAACAGTTAAATATTCTCAAGGATGACTTTTTAAGTACCGTTTCCCATGAACTGCGGACTCCTTTAGCTAATATGAAAATGGCAATTCATATGTTAAAAATTGCCCCCAATTCCGAGCGAGGTCAAAAGTATTTAGAGATTTTAGGATCTGAATGTATTCGAGAAACTAATTTAATTAATGATTTATTGGATTTACAACGGTTAGAATCTTCTTCCACACCCATTGCTATTGAAAGTTTAGATTTATTGGAATGGTTGCCTAATATTGTCACTCCCTTTTATTCCCGCACCCAAGAACGTCATCAGGTGCTAAATGTCGCCTATTATCCTCATTTAAAACCTATAAAAACCAATTGTAATAGTTTAGAACGAATTCTCGCAGAACTGTTAAATAATGCCTGCAAATATACACCCAATGGGGGAGAAATTTTTCTAGGAATTCATTATCAGGGTTTGTCTAACTGGCGAGAATTAACCGCAGAAACCAAAAGTAAACGCAAAAAAAAGAAACAAGATATTCCTCTCCCCTCTCCCCCAATTTCCGCTGCCTTACAAATTGTGATTCGCAATCAAGCTGAAATTCCTCAAAAAGAACTTCCCCGAATTTTTGAGAAGTTTTATCGAGTTCCGAATGCAGACCCCTGGAAGCAAGGAGGAACCGGGTTAGGGTTAGCTTTAGTGCAAAAGTTAGTTGCACAATTAGGCGGAACAATTCAAGTTGAAAGTAATCAAAATATAACAACTTTTACCGTTGAATTTCCCTATTAA
- a CDS encoding FeoC-like transcriptional regulator has product MILQEIQQYLCKHPVSSLTELSQHFHSDPDALRLMLERLQSKGRVRKLEAKKCGGCQSCAPETLELYEWINS; this is encoded by the coding sequence ATGATTTTGCAGGAAATTCAGCAATATTTATGCAAGCATCCTGTTAGCTCTTTAACTGAACTTTCCCAACACTTTCACAGCGATCCAGATGCTTTGCGTTTAATGCTAGAACGACTGCAAAGCAAAGGGCGAGTTCGCAAGTTAGAAGCTAAAAAATGTGGGGGATGCCAGAGTTGCGCCCCAGAAACGCTTGAACTTTACGAATGGATTAATTCCTAA
- a CDS encoding energy-coupling factor ABC transporter ATP-binding protein: MDNSPSLLQFENVFYTYPGANQAAIEDLSLSIPAGKRTAILGHNGCGKSTLLLLADGLYRCSAGVISWQGKPMQYQARSLNQWRQRIGLAFQDPEQQLVAATVEEDISYGLCNLQLSQSEIVARLDQTLSDFNLQELANRPLHYLSLGQKRRVALAGVMALQPQLLLLDEPTAYLDRLQTRHLMQELDRIHGNGTTIVMATHDLDLAYGWADWAIVLHQGRVLVSDQADQVFNNVTLLEQLELGMPTLWEIWNALPMAFRDTANGTLRERESPPKTVAELRSRLMQYQHCQ, from the coding sequence TTGGATAATAGCCCATCTCTACTGCAATTTGAAAATGTATTTTACACCTATCCAGGTGCAAATCAGGCGGCAATTGAAGATTTAAGTCTGTCTATTCCAGCCGGGAAAAGAACAGCTATTTTAGGGCATAATGGCTGTGGAAAATCGACGTTATTATTATTAGCAGATGGGTTATATCGCTGTAGTGCGGGAGTGATTTCTTGGCAAGGTAAACCGATGCAATATCAGGCGCGATCGCTGAATCAATGGCGACAAAGAATTGGCTTGGCGTTTCAAGATCCCGAACAACAATTAGTGGCGGCAACTGTAGAGGAAGATATTTCTTATGGACTTTGTAATTTACAACTATCGCAGTCAGAAATCGTGGCAAGATTGGATCAAACTTTGAGTGATTTTAACTTACAAGAGTTGGCTAATCGACCGTTACATTATCTGAGTTTGGGACAAAAAAGAAGGGTAGCTTTAGCTGGGGTAATGGCGTTACAACCGCAATTATTATTACTTGATGAACCGACAGCTTATTTAGATCGGTTGCAAACTCGCCATTTAATGCAGGAATTAGACCGCATTCATGGTAATGGAACTACAATTGTGATGGCAACTCACGATCTCGATCTAGCTTATGGTTGGGCAGATTGGGCGATCGTACTGCATCAAGGGCGGGTGCTGGTGTCCGATCAGGCCGATCAAGTGTTTAATAATGTTACATTGCTAGAACAGTTAGAATTGGGAATGCCTACGTTGTGGGAAATTTGGAATGCACTGCCGATGGCATTCCGCGATACGGCTAACGGCACGCTACGCGAACGCGAATCCCCTCCGAAAACAGTGGCAGAATTGCGATCGCGTTTGATGCAATATCAACATTGCCAATAA
- a CDS encoding methyltransferase domain-containing protein, producing the protein MIVSVNDRHFWEERYQQGTSAWDLGEPAPPFVTFLQSSHAPAPGRTAVLGCGRGYDALLFATYGFEVVGFDFADSAIQEALQLQQLLITQPSILKGSGKSFPTSAKFLHRDIFELIKEFSGDFDYVIEHTCFCAIPPNKRDDYVQLVESILKPNGQLLGLFFTHTRPGGPPFGITPGEIQQYFQEKFQILDLHPVTNSTPSRQGQEHWGHFRVKKL; encoded by the coding sequence ATGATTGTATCAGTTAATGATCGACATTTTTGGGAAGAACGTTATCAACAGGGAACCAGTGCCTGGGACTTAGGAGAACCAGCACCCCCCTTTGTTACGTTTTTACAATCTTCTCATGCTCCAGCACCCGGACGAACTGCGGTTTTAGGCTGTGGACGGGGTTATGATGCGCTATTATTTGCCACTTATGGGTTTGAAGTGGTTGGGTTTGATTTTGCCGATTCTGCGATTCAAGAAGCATTACAATTGCAACAATTATTAATCACTCAACCGTCAATTTTAAAGGGGTCAGGAAAATCCTTTCCGACTTCAGCAAAATTTTTACACCGGGATATTTTTGAATTGATAAAAGAATTTTCAGGAGATTTTGATTATGTGATTGAACATACTTGTTTTTGTGCAATTCCCCCAAACAAACGCGATGATTATGTACAATTAGTAGAATCCATTCTTAAACCCAATGGGCAATTATTGGGGTTGTTTTTTACCCATACTCGCCCCGGTGGGCCGCCATTTGGGATCACACCTGGGGAAATTCAACAGTATTTTCAAGAGAAGTTTCAAATTCTGGATCTCCATCCCGTAACGAACTCAACTCCTAGCCGTCAAGGACAAGAACATTGGGGGCATTTTAGGGTCAAAAAACTATGA